A window of Bombyx mori chromosome 2, ASM3026992v2 contains these coding sequences:
- the NPF2 gene encoding neuropeptide F 2 precursor (The RefSeq protein has 1 substitution compared to this genomic sequence), producing the protein MRLTLSAILLFAAILSCSAQAQYPRPRRPERFDTAEQISNYLKELQEYYSVHGRGRYGKRQMHIADASGIFRESPFFEHSLNEDGLLKKFGYK; encoded by the exons ATGCGACTAACACTGTCGGCCATTTTACTGTTCGCCGCCATTTTGTCGTGCTCGGCGCAGGCGCAGTATCCTCGTCCCCGCCGCCCGGAGCGCTTCGACACCGCCGAACAGATATCCAACTATCTCAAAGAACTGCAGGAATACTATTCTGTTCATGGGAGGGGAAG atATGGAAAGCGGCAAATGCACATAGCCGATGCGTCGGTCATTTTCCGGGAAAGCCCGTTCTTCGAGCACAGCCTCAACGAAGACGGCCTTCTCAAGAAATTcggttataaataa